The Petrotoga sibirica DSM 13575 nucleotide sequence TTGAAAATGACCCTTTTATAGGGGAGACAAACGTCCCCAAGCCCTGAATCCGATAAAGATAACCTTCAAAAACTAATTTATCGAGTGCTTTTCTAACAGTTTCTCTACTTACTTTAAATTCCTTGGCTAAGGCCTTTTCTGATGGTATCTGTTCATCAGGTTGATATGTTTCGTTTTCAATATTTGTTATCAAAAACTCCTTTATTTTTTCGTATTTTGGTTTGCTATTCATATTCTTTTTTCTCCTTAGGTACGTACATGTCTAGACATATTATACCAATACATTTTAAATAAACAAAATCCGATTAACGGCAACTAGATCCATTTAGAGGTAATTATTTGCGATTAGATAGATTTTTCTCCGTTTTTTGAAGAATTAGAAAAAAATATCACAATAATAGTATAATTAAAAAACCTGCCAACCTTCAAAGTGGATTAGGACGCAAAGAAAATAAGAACTTTTTCCTTATGGGTGGGCTGCGGGGCGAAAGGGCGCTATATACAATGTTTTAGAGTTCCTAAGTCCAAAAAATAACAAAAAATTGAGGAGGAAATATTTTGACTAACTTCAAAGAACAAGCTCATAAGATCCTAGAAGAAAGTCTTGTAATCGATGCACACTTTGATTTACTAATGGATGTAGCAAATCAAAGGAAATTTGGAATTCACAAAGTTATAGAAAACGATCATCTCGACAATTTTCGCAAAGGTGGATTAAATGCCGTAGTTTCCTCTTTGTTTATCGAAAGTTTTTTAACCCCTGAAATCTCATTAAGAGAGGCTTTAGATCAAATTAGCTCACTTTACCAGGAATTAGAAGAATCAAGCGATTATTTAATGTTATGTAAATCATACGAAGATATGATTAAAGCAAAAGAAAATAATAAAATCGGAATATTTTTATCTTTTGAAGGTGTCGAGCCCTTAAACAACGATTTAGATTTACTCGATATCTTTTACCGTTTAGGTGTGAGATTTGTAGGATTAACCTGGAGCAGAAGGAACTTTGCAGGTGATGGAAGTAAGTTTTTACCGCCAGATCCAAAGAAAAATTCTAACGGTTTATCTGATTTTGGAAAAGATTTAGTCAAAAAAGTTCAAAGTCTAGGAATGATAATAGATGTTAGCCATTTGAACGACAAAGGATTTTGGCAAGTTATTGAGATTACTAAGGGACCTATAATAGCTTCCCATTCTAATTGTAGAAAGATAGTAAACTTAGAAAGAAATCTCTCTGATCCACAAATAAAGGCTATAGCAGATACCGACGGGGTAATAGGAATAAATGCCTTGAACAAAATCGTTGCCAAAGATCCAGAAAAAGCCAACGTTGGCGATTTGGTTAAACATATAGATCACATTGTAAATTTAGTGGGCATTGAGTATGTAGGTTTGGGTTTTGATTTCTGTGAGCATCTAAAAAAATTCAATCCCCAGTTTGTTAATGAACTAAATCCATCTCCATCTTTTCAAGTTTTAAATAACCATTCAAACATAGTATTACTCGTTGAGAAACTACTGCAAAGGGGATACGGTGAAGAAGACATAAAGAAGATATTGGGAGAAAACTTTTTACGTGTGTATAAAAAAGTACTAATTGATTAAAATTATTAACGTAATAAATTCCAAAAATATGATAAAATAAAAAAGAGAGTCTATTTGAGGGAGATAACAGATGCCAGGATATTTAACACACATTATCTTCGGTCACAAGATTTTTCCAGAGAGTTTAAAAAATGTGAAAATGTTTAACCTTGGACTGATGGGTCCAGATATTTTTTATTACAATATTTCTGATCCCAAATATCACATTATTGGTGAGACTTTGCATAATGTTGATTTAACAAGGCTTATAAAAGAAATTCAAAAGGAAAGCCCTGAGTATGCTTTAGGTTTATACTTACATTCTTATCTTGATCTGAAATTACATCCGCGAATAAATATTATAGAAAGAAATACCGGCAAATCACATACCAAAGTAGAAACTTTGATCGACGCAGCTTTATTAAAAAAAGAATGGAACACCACCATTTTCAGGTTAGACAAGCATTTTTTCCCTAATAAATTACCAGCTAGATTTATGAGGATTTTCGATGAAGTGCTTTACTACTATTACGAGGTAGAAGATGTAAATATCAAAAGTTTGTATGAAATTTTTTTGAAAAACTTTTTATTCTTATACAAGTGGTATCCTATCAAAGCCGTTGCTTCGTATGTTCTTTACGTTGTTTCCATGGGAAGATTCAATTACAAGGACTATTTTATATTTAGAACCCCTTCTTTGGATATTCTGAATGATTTTGGAGTAGAAACATTGTGGAAAGAGTCTTTAAATGAAATTGATCAACTATTATCCGAAAGATTTTAATCAAAACTTACAGAAAAAGGGATGTGAAACTTTAATATGGCTACAGGTAATTTAGTAGTAATTGTAGGACCAATGTATTCTGGCAAAACTTCTGAATTAATCTCTTTCATTGAAATTTACACCCTTGGGAAAAAGAAGATAAAAGTTTTTAAACCTTTACTAGATAACAGATATAACGAAACTTCTATTGTATCTCATTCAAATACATCCGTTAAAGCCATTCCCATCAATAATTCTGCTGAAATTCTGCCTCGACTTGATGGAGACGAAAAGGCGATTTTTATAGATGAAATTCAGTTTTTAGACGAAACACTTAGAGAAGTGGTTGTCGAGATGATCAATTCTGGTAAGGATGTTTATTGTGCAGGTCTGGATTTGAGTTATAAAAATAATCCTTTCAAAGTTACTTCGCTTTTAATGTCTCATGCGGACACTGTGATTAAAAAGAAAGCGGTCTGTCATGAATGTGGAGAATACAGGGGTACAATGACTTACAAAACTGTGGAAAACGGTGGAGAAATCGATGTTGGCGGATTTGAAAAATATATCGCTGTATGTAGAGATTGCTACTTAGAGTTGAATAAAAACAAACAGAATCAAAACAAATCACAGAATCAAGGGGGTTGATCTATGCGAATTACAAGTATCTATGACAAAGTTGAATTAGCGAACAAAGTGAAAATTCCTTGGTTGGGTTATGGGACATACAAAGCCCATGGAGATGAATTGATAGAGGGTGTAAAGCACGCTTTAAGTATAGGATATAGGTTGATAGATACCGCTGAAATGTACGAAAACGAAGAAGAGATAGGTAAAGCCATTAGACAAAGTAAAATACCAAGAAATAAAATTTTTATAACCTCCAAAGTATGGAATACGAATCAAGGTTTTGAAAGTACTTTAAACTCTTTTGAGAATTCCTTAAAAAGATTGGGAACAGATTATTTAGATTTATATTTAATACACTGGCCTGTAAGTGGAAAATACTTAGAAACATGGGAAGCTCTTGAAAAGTTGTATAAAGAAGGTAGAGTAAGGGCTATAGGTGTGAGTAACTTTTTAATTCATCATCTTCAAGATATAATAAACAACTGTGAAATTACACCTATGGTTAATCAAGTAGAATTTCATCCATACTTATTGCAAAGAGATCTTCTGGATTTTTGTCAAAAAAACAAAATACGACTTGAGGCTTGGAGTCCTTTAATGAGGGGAAGAGTTCTAGACATACCTCAGTTAATTGATATAGCAAAAAAGTACAAAAAAACTCCTGCACAAATAGTATTAAGATGGGACTTACAACATGGTGTGGTAACTATTCCCAAATCTGTACACAAAGAAAGAATAAAAGAAAATGCCGATATTTTCGATTTTGAACTAACAGAAGAAGAAATGAATATAATAGACAATTTAGACCAGAATAAAAGATTTGGAGCAAATCCCGATGATTTTTAAGAGTAACATAGGTTTTAAAAAGATTAATTGATTTTTCAACAATGAAGTGCTATAATATGAAAGCATCATTACAGGAGGCTGGGTCCTGCGCAATAGGAACCCGTGAAACTGGTCAGGCCCGGAAGGGAGCAGCCATAAGCGGAGATTTCTATGTGCAGCAGGGAAACCCGGCCATCTTTAATAATTTTGGAGGCACGAACAAATTGACTCGACGAAAGAAAAATAAAAACGAATATGAAGATATTCAAGTATACGGCCCAGAAGACATCGGATTTATGAAAGTTGACGAGGTAATCAAAAAAGTTAATAACGATCTGAAGCCTAA carries:
- a CDS encoding dipeptidase; the encoded protein is MTNFKEQAHKILEESLVIDAHFDLLMDVANQRKFGIHKVIENDHLDNFRKGGLNAVVSSLFIESFLTPEISLREALDQISSLYQELEESSDYLMLCKSYEDMIKAKENNKIGIFLSFEGVEPLNNDLDLLDIFYRLGVRFVGLTWSRRNFAGDGSKFLPPDPKKNSNGLSDFGKDLVKKVQSLGMIIDVSHLNDKGFWQVIEITKGPIIASHSNCRKIVNLERNLSDPQIKAIADTDGVIGINALNKIVAKDPEKANVGDLVKHIDHIVNLVGIEYVGLGFDFCEHLKKFNPQFVNELNPSPSFQVLNNHSNIVLLVEKLLQRGYGEEDIKKILGENFLRVYKKVLID
- a CDS encoding thymidine kinase, whose product is MATGNLVVIVGPMYSGKTSELISFIEIYTLGKKKIKVFKPLLDNRYNETSIVSHSNTSVKAIPINNSAEILPRLDGDEKAIFIDEIQFLDETLREVVVEMINSGKDVYCAGLDLSYKNNPFKVTSLLMSHADTVIKKKAVCHECGEYRGTMTYKTVENGGEIDVGGFEKYIAVCRDCYLELNKNKQNQNKSQNQGG
- a CDS encoding aldo/keto reductase gives rise to the protein MRITSIYDKVELANKVKIPWLGYGTYKAHGDELIEGVKHALSIGYRLIDTAEMYENEEEIGKAIRQSKIPRNKIFITSKVWNTNQGFESTLNSFENSLKRLGTDYLDLYLIHWPVSGKYLETWEALEKLYKEGRVRAIGVSNFLIHHLQDIINNCEITPMVNQVEFHPYLLQRDLLDFCQKNKIRLEAWSPLMRGRVLDIPQLIDIAKKYKKTPAQIVLRWDLQHGVVTIPKSVHKERIKENADIFDFELTEEEMNIIDNLDQNKRFGANPDDF